Sequence from the Amaranthus tricolor cultivar Red isolate AtriRed21 chromosome 16, ASM2621246v1, whole genome shotgun sequence genome:
GTTATCGATGATGTACAACTTTTGTGACAGCTTGATTATTCTCTTTTTGTTTGGGAGTCTGCTATGTTCAAACTTTTATCTTGCGATGGCTACCTTATACTTCATACGTGATCTTTAGTTTACTGTGTGGTAGTTTAGAAGATTTGTGCTTAAACTGCAGCCATATGTTAATTTATTGCAGGTGCACCAAGATATGACTGCTCCATTGTCGCATTATTTCATATATACTGGTCACAATTCCTATCTAACAGGGAATCAACTAACCAGCGACTGTAGTGACGTTCCTATCATACAAGCGCTACAAAAGTCTGTGAGAGTGATTGAGCTCGATATCTGGCCTAATTCTTCTAAAGACAATGTCGATGTTCTTCATGGAGGGTACGTGTTTACTCTTAAATCAAGAAGCACATGCTGAAATGGAACATTTTGTAGATTCCACGACAATAAGCTAATTACCAACTTTCTTGAGCGAAGCTTGTTTAATTTTCTGATAATTTTTTAGGAAATTCCATGTGGTAATCCTGAACTTTCGgctttttcacgtggtagacaaacattttttttaatccacGTGGTGACCTTGACCTTTCaacttttccacgtggtagacaaaaAAGAAGTTTGTTGTTAGCTTTACGCTACTTTTACCCAACGCaatgacattttttttcaaaaaacaaacgtCGTGATCACCCTACCCTAATTGACCACATATTTCAAAATCTAgtcaaaataagtacttaatttaaccaaaaacttaatattttgtctaccacatggaaAACTTGGAAGTTTAAGGTCACCacatgaatttaaaaaatatttgtggaaaagtaaaaaaaactcAGGGTTACCACATGAAATTTCcctatttttttcttcttaaagATGCTCACTCAATTGTTCCTTTCTATAGTATTTTCCTGATATATGAATTCTTGGGTATGATGCGTATGATTTATAGGACAATGACTGCGCCTGTTGAGTTCATTAAATGCTTAAAGTCCATCAAGGAACACGCTTTCTCTGCTTCCGAGTATCCTGTCGTTATAACTCTTGAAGACCATCTTACTGCTGATCTTCAAGCTAAAACTGCGGAGGTAAATCTCTAGTTGATACTTTTTATGCTAATTCAGCACTTGTGGGTTTCGGGCCTTTGGTCATTGGAAAAAGTGGACAATTATGTGGGATACGACTCAAGTCATATTTTATCTTATGTGTAGATGATAAGCGAAACATTTGAGGAGACACTGTTTCTACCGGACTCAGAATGTTTTAAGGAACTTCCGTCCCCTGAATCACTAAAGCAACGTGTTATGATATCAACTAAACCTCCAAAAGAGTACAATGAAGCCAAAGATGCGAAAGAAGATTCACAGGGGCCTAGCAAAGATTCTGGAGACGAGGAAGCTTGGGGAAAGGAGCTTCCGAGTCTTAGAACTCAGAACAGtcataaggtaattttttttttttagaaatccACTAATTATATAGTACTAAATATTTTCTGCATCAACGCATCACAGCTATATTGTAAAGGTTTGTAAGCTTACCGGTTATCGCAACCAAAATATAGGCTAGACAATCGTAAAACCATCTGCATTGACCGACAAATTGATTTGTGGCCTTTACCATGATTGGAACGACAATCTCATTTTGCACTATAATCTCATTTTAATTGCATTTTTTTGTTAACTGAATGGATGCTTGAACTAGGACATGGATGACGGAGATGATGGAGATGATGAGGAcgaggatgatgatgatattaacGCATCAAAAAAGTTCGAGGCACCAGAATATACACGTCTTATTTCTATTCATGCTGGAAAGCCAAAGGGTGGTCTAGGCGCGGCACTAAAGGTGGATCCTGACAAGGTCAGACGTCTTAGCTTGAGTGAACAACAACTTGAAAAGGCGGCATCTCGTTATGGAAAGGAGATTGTTAGGTATTTACAGAAGTTTTAGCATTTCTCTTGGTCCATATTGCTCTctaattttctttataatataacacccgaatttcctcccgtcatttacgattttggtttcgtttaaggggtcggaaattcaagagctgaatttccgaccccttaaacgaaaccaaaatcgtaaaggatgggaggaaattcaTGTGTTACCAAAATGGTATGCGTTTAATGGCACACTGAACCCCTCTTATATGGCCCACGCAGTCACGCCCTTGTAATCATTGATATCTTACTGGCTTATTTATACCTATTGGCAAAAATGGCCATGAGGCAATCACTTTACTGTACATATTTGCATATTAGTTGCTCTACGCCGATCCCCTCTTTTATCATGTGTAACGACAATTGTAAATCTCATTTTGAACCCGCAACTAGCTATACAAAGTTCTGTTTCTTATTTTTCAGGTTTACACAGAATAATATGCTTAGGATCTACCCTAAGGGCACCCGAATTACCTCTTCGAATTACAACCCTCTCATTGGATGGATGCATGGAGCGCAGATGGTTGCATTTAACATGCAGGTTTAAATTCCCGCTTTGTCGATGTCATGtaattcatttttattctttgtcCTTGTGCATCATGAGAAAAAACTTCCCTCCATCGACAGGGATACGGTAGATCACTCTGGTTGATGCAAGGGATGTTCAGAGCTAATGGTGGATGTGGGTATGTTAAAAAACCCGATTTTCTT
This genomic interval carries:
- the LOC130803056 gene encoding phosphoinositide phospholipase C 2-like encodes the protein MSRQTYKVCFCCRRRFKLAVSEAPQEVKALFGKYSENGVMSTNHLHRFLVEEQKEKEATVQDAQAIIDNIRHVIVFHKSGLNLEGFFKYLFGDLNPPLSPKNEVHQDMTAPLSHYFIYTGHNSYLTGNQLTSDCSDVPIIQALQKSVRVIELDIWPNSSKDNVDVLHGGTMTAPVEFIKCLKSIKEHAFSASEYPVVITLEDHLTADLQAKTAEMISETFEETLFLPDSECFKELPSPESLKQRVMISTKPPKEYNEAKDAKEDSQGPSKDSGDEEAWGKELPSLRTQNSHKDMDDGDDGDDEDEDDDDINASKKFEAPEYTRLISIHAGKPKGGLGAALKVDPDKVRRLSLSEQQLEKAASRYGKEIVRFTQNNMLRIYPKGTRITSSNYNPLIGWMHGAQMVAFNMQGYGRSLWLMQGMFRANGGCGYVKKPDFLLNSGSNGEVFDPKANLSVKKILKVTVYMGEGWYYDFKSTHFDQYSPPDFYVRVGIAGVAADTIMKKTKTLEDNWIPAWNEEFKFPLTVPELALLRVEVHEYDMSEKDDFGGQTCLPVWELREGVRSVPLYSREGIKYSSVKLLMRFQFD